A single genomic interval of Clostridium facile harbors:
- the argB gene encoding acetylglutamate kinase, with protein MERIKDISNSAKAQVLTDALPYIQKYYNKTIVIKYGGNAMIDEQLKDSVMRDIVLLSLVGIRVVVVHGGGPEISGMLKRVGKESRFVNGLRYTDKETAEIVQMVLAGKVNKDLVSLLSQHGGKAIGLCGIDGKMLVARKADTEEDLGYVGDIVEVNTDIINDTLNCGYIPIISTVATDNEGNVYNVNADTAASKIASALHAKNLILMTDIRGLLRDKDDDSTLIPVVKASEVPSLTKQGIISGGMIPKVDCCVEAVRRGVDRVFIIDGRVQHSALIEIFSNEGIGTMLIG; from the coding sequence ATGGAACGGATTAAAGATATTTCAAACAGTGCAAAGGCGCAGGTATTAACTGACGCCTTGCCCTATATTCAAAAATATTACAATAAAACCATTGTCATCAAATACGGTGGGAATGCCATGATTGACGAACAGTTAAAAGATTCTGTTATGCGGGACATTGTACTGCTCTCATTAGTTGGTATTCGAGTAGTTGTCGTGCATGGTGGTGGTCCAGAAATCAGCGGTATGTTAAAAAGAGTGGGAAAGGAATCCCGCTTTGTCAATGGTTTAAGGTATACAGATAAAGAAACAGCTGAAATCGTCCAGATGGTTTTGGCAGGCAAAGTAAATAAGGATTTAGTAAGCCTGCTTTCTCAACATGGAGGGAAAGCAATTGGACTATGTGGAATTGATGGTAAAATGTTAGTTGCCAGAAAAGCGGATACGGAAGAGGATTTAGGATACGTAGGTGATATTGTAGAGGTAAATACCGATATTATCAATGATACCTTAAACTGTGGCTATATCCCAATTATTTCTACTGTTGCCACAGATAACGAAGGGAATGTTTATAATGTCAATGCAGATACTGCCGCTTCTAAAATCGCTTCTGCCCTTCATGCTAAAAATCTGATTTTAATGACTGATATTCGTGGCTTATTGCGGGATAAAGATGATGATTCTACCTTAATTCCTGTTGTAAAAGCAAGTGAAGTCCCTTCTTTAACCAAGCAAGGGATTATTTCGGGTGGTATGATTCCAAAAGTGGATTGCTGTGTGGAGGCTGTCCGTCGTGGAGTTGATCGAGTTTTTATTATTGATGGTCGTGTACAACATTCCGCTTTGATAGAAATATTCTCCAATGAAGGAATTGGAACCATGTTAATCGGATAA
- a CDS encoding low molecular weight protein-tyrosine-phosphatase, with protein MVRVMFICHGNICRSPMAEFVFRDMVEKKGLASSFFIASSATSTEEIGNPVHPGTRKKLREYGIDTSGKYAVQLRYSDYQNYDYLIVMDEYNMINITRIIPSDPQQKIHKLLDFTQRGGNIADPWYTGNFDVTYDDVYEGCTCLLEHILHHDAALL; from the coding sequence GTGGTAAGGGTAATGTTTATTTGTCACGGCAATATTTGTCGTTCCCCGATGGCCGAGTTTGTGTTCCGTGATATGGTGGAGAAAAAAGGGTTAGCATCTTCTTTTTTCATAGCGTCTTCCGCAACCAGTACAGAAGAAATCGGAAACCCAGTGCATCCTGGCACCAGGAAAAAATTACGAGAATATGGGATTGACACCAGTGGAAAATATGCTGTTCAGCTGCGGTATAGTGATTATCAAAATTATGATTACCTAATTGTGATGGATGAATACAACATGATTAATATTACCCGTATTATTCCATCCGATCCACAACAAAAAATCCACAAATTACTGGATTTTACACAGCGGGGTGGAAATATTGCAGACCCTTGGTACACAGGAAATTTTGATGTTACCTATGATGATGTGTATGAAGGGTGTACTTGCTTGCTAGAACATATTTTACACCATGATGCCGCATTACTTTAA
- a CDS encoding cation:proton antiporter, whose amino-acid sequence MLTSLALIFLVGLSMAAICQKIKLPRIIGMLVTGIVLGPYVLDLLDPSILSISSELRQMALIIILLKAGLSLDLADLKKVGRPAVMMSFVPASFEILAFFLFAPYLLGVTRMEAAVMGSVLAAVSPAVVVPRMVQLMDTKYGTSKSIPQLVMAGASCDDIFVIVLFSTFVSMAQGGSAHLMDFLSIPISIVLGIILGAIVGFLLSLFFETAYAHKHCVRNSMKVIIVLGISFLLMAIETWTKGIVSISGLLAIVSMACVVKIKSIASVSNRLSEKFGKLWIAAEVILFVLVGAAVDIRYTMEAGVVAIGMILIALVFRSIGVFICLLKTQLNGKERLFCIIAYLPKATVQAAIGSVPLAMGLPCGKIVLSVAVLAILITAPLGALGMDFTYQRLLLKEEKF is encoded by the coding sequence ATGTTAACATCACTCGCACTTATTTTTCTGGTAGGCTTATCGATGGCTGCGATCTGCCAAAAAATAAAATTGCCCCGTATCATCGGGATGTTGGTTACTGGTATTGTTTTGGGACCATATGTTTTGGATTTACTGGACCCATCTATTCTCTCTATATCATCAGAACTGCGGCAAATGGCACTTATCATTATTTTGCTGAAAGCAGGGCTTTCTTTGGATTTGGCAGACCTTAAAAAAGTGGGGCGTCCTGCTGTTATGATGTCGTTTGTACCAGCTAGTTTTGAGATACTCGCTTTTTTCTTGTTTGCTCCATATCTCCTTGGAGTTACAAGGATGGAAGCTGCTGTTATGGGCTCTGTCCTTGCCGCGGTATCCCCAGCGGTGGTTGTACCACGTATGGTCCAGCTTATGGATACGAAGTACGGTACTTCAAAAAGTATTCCTCAACTAGTGATGGCCGGTGCGTCTTGCGATGATATTTTTGTAATTGTATTGTTTTCAACATTTGTGAGTATGGCACAAGGGGGAAGTGCGCACCTAATGGATTTTTTGAGTATTCCAATTTCGATTGTACTCGGTATTATCTTAGGTGCTATCGTTGGATTTCTTCTTAGCTTGTTTTTTGAAACCGCATATGCCCATAAACATTGTGTGAGGAACAGCATGAAAGTTATCATTGTATTAGGGATATCGTTTTTATTGATGGCGATTGAAACCTGGACAAAAGGGATTGTTTCTATTTCTGGATTACTGGCAATCGTCAGTATGGCATGCGTAGTGAAAATAAAGAGTATTGCTTCTGTTTCCAATAGGTTGTCTGAAAAATTTGGAAAACTGTGGATTGCAGCAGAAGTGATATTATTTGTGTTGGTAGGGGCTGCGGTTGACATCCGTTATACCATGGAAGCAGGTGTTGTTGCTATTGGAATGATATTGATTGCGCTTGTTTTTCGGTCGATCGGAGTATTTATCTGCCTGTTAAAAACACAGTTAAATGGAAAAGAACGCCTTTTCTGCATAATTGCGTATTTGCCAAAAGCAACGGTACAGGCTGCAATTGGTTCTGTTCCGCTTGCGATGGGATTGCCTTGTGGGAAGATAGTTCTTTCTGTGGCTGTTTTGGCAATTTTGATTACAGCGCCACTTGGAGCGTTGGGGATGGACTTTACTTATCAAAGATTGCTTCTCAAAGAAGAAAAATTTTAA
- a CDS encoding phenylacetate--CoA ligase family protein → MPNYYQPEIECASREQITAWQNERLVQTVQHVYKNVPYYRNLMEQKGITPDDIQSIKDLHKLPFITKQDLRDAYPYGLLATPLEDCVRIQSTSGTTGRRVVAFYTQHDIDLWEDCCARAIMAAGGTKEDVVHVCYGYGLFTGGPGLNGGSHKVGSLTLPMSSGNTERQIQFMCDLGSTILCCTPSYAAYLAESICERGLQDQIKLKAGIFGAEAWTEEMRRDIEQKLHIKAYDIYGLTEISGPGVSFECEAQTGMHINEDHFIAEVIDPNTGEVLPDGEKGELVFTSITKQAFPLIRYRTRDICVLSHEKCPCGRTHVKMTKPMGRSDDMLIVKGVNVFPSQIETVLLNRGYPANYQIIVSRENNSDKLEVLVEMTPEMFSDALSEVSAREKELIDALKAMLGIYAIVKLVAPKTITRSEGKAVRVIDKRNLY, encoded by the coding sequence ATGCCAAATTATTACCAACCTGAGATTGAATGCGCCTCTCGGGAACAAATTACTGCATGGCAAAATGAGCGTTTGGTTCAAACCGTTCAACACGTTTATAAAAACGTCCCTTATTACCGGAATTTAATGGAACAAAAAGGAATTACTCCTGATGATATTCAATCAATTAAAGATCTACACAAACTTCCATTTATTACAAAACAAGATTTGCGGGATGCCTATCCATATGGTTTGCTGGCAACCCCATTGGAGGATTGTGTCAGAATTCAATCTACCAGTGGTACTACTGGTAGAAGAGTAGTTGCTTTTTACACACAACATGATATTGACCTTTGGGAAGACTGCTGTGCCCGTGCCATTATGGCTGCCGGAGGCACAAAAGAGGATGTTGTCCATGTATGTTACGGATATGGGTTATTTACAGGTGGCCCTGGATTAAATGGAGGTTCCCATAAAGTAGGTTCCTTAACTCTACCAATGTCTTCTGGCAATACCGAACGCCAGATTCAGTTTATGTGTGATTTGGGTTCTACTATTTTGTGTTGTACTCCATCTTATGCCGCTTATCTGGCAGAAAGCATCTGTGAAAGGGGCTTACAGGATCAAATTAAATTAAAAGCAGGTATTTTTGGCGCGGAAGCATGGACAGAAGAAATGCGCCGTGATATTGAGCAAAAATTACATATTAAAGCATATGATATTTATGGTTTAACAGAAATTTCTGGACCTGGAGTTTCATTTGAATGTGAAGCCCAAACCGGTATGCATATTAATGAGGACCATTTTATCGCAGAAGTAATTGATCCTAATACAGGAGAAGTCCTGCCAGATGGTGAAAAAGGGGAACTTGTATTTACCAGTATTACCAAACAAGCATTTCCATTGATCCGTTACCGCACTCGTGATATTTGTGTATTGTCCCATGAAAAATGTCCTTGCGGCAGAACCCATGTAAAAATGACCAAGCCAATGGGCCGCAGCGATGATATGTTGATTGTAAAAGGCGTGAATGTATTCCCATCCCAGATCGAAACTGTATTGTTGAATAGAGGATATCCAGCAAACTACCAAATTATAGTAAGCCGGGAAAATAACAGCGATAAACTGGAAGTCTTGGTGGAAATGACACCAGAAATGTTCTCCGATGCCCTTTCAGAAGTATCCGCAAGGGAAAAAGAATTGATAGATGCATTAAAAGCAATGTTAGGCATTTACGCCATCGTAAAACTGGTTGCTCCAAAAACAATTACCCGTAGTGAGGGAAAAGCGGTACGTGTAATTGACAAACGTAACTTATATTAA
- a CDS encoding aspartate aminotransferase family protein produces MNPIDLKQKDKQYIANTYGRFDLCIEKGANATCKDYQDKFYIDFTSGIGVNSLGFSNQKWYTAVAKQAENLNHVSNLYYSEPCITLAEKLINRTGFSKVFFGNSGAEANEGAIKIARKYSYDKYGSGRSTIITLVNSFHGRTIATLEATGQEHFHQYFFPFTEGFRYAKANDLTDLQEKLDGSVCGIMCELIQGEGGVNPMEKDYIKAVEKLCKQNDIAFIVDEVQTGMGRTGSLLCCEQYDIHPNIVTLAKGLGGGLPIGAILMDEAYSSVLKPGDHGSTFGGNPIVCAGANVVMDYMTDSLFQQVKEKGHLIRKSLQDIPEVVGITGMGLMLGISLKNKKAGEVAVECMQNGLMVLTAKEKIRLLPPLTITESELEQGLEILIKVLTVS; encoded by the coding sequence ATGAATCCAATTGACTTAAAACAAAAAGACAAACAATATATCGCAAACACCTATGGACGGTTTGATCTCTGCATTGAAAAAGGGGCAAACGCAACCTGTAAAGATTATCAAGATAAATTTTATATTGATTTTACCAGTGGAATTGGGGTAAATTCTTTAGGATTCAGCAATCAAAAATGGTATACAGCTGTTGCAAAACAGGCGGAAAATTTAAACCATGTATCCAATTTATACTATTCTGAGCCCTGTATCACATTAGCTGAAAAATTAATCAACCGCACTGGTTTCTCCAAAGTCTTTTTCGGCAATTCTGGAGCGGAGGCAAATGAAGGCGCTATTAAAATAGCAAGAAAATATAGCTATGACAAATATGGATCCGGACGTTCTACCATTATTACATTGGTGAATTCCTTTCATGGTCGTACCATTGCTACTCTAGAAGCAACAGGGCAGGAACATTTCCACCAATATTTCTTCCCTTTTACCGAAGGATTCCGGTACGCAAAAGCAAATGATCTTACAGATTTACAGGAAAAGTTAGATGGTTCTGTTTGTGGGATTATGTGCGAATTGATCCAAGGGGAAGGCGGCGTCAACCCAATGGAAAAGGATTATATCAAAGCCGTAGAAAAACTCTGCAAACAAAACGATATTGCTTTTATTGTAGATGAAGTGCAAACCGGAATGGGACGTACTGGCAGTTTATTATGCTGTGAACAATATGATATACATCCCAATATTGTAACTCTGGCAAAGGGTCTTGGTGGAGGTTTACCAATTGGAGCAATTCTCATGGACGAGGCTTATTCTTCTGTTCTAAAACCAGGAGACCATGGCTCCACATTTGGGGGAAACCCGATTGTATGCGCCGGGGCAAATGTAGTAATGGACTATATGACAGATTCCTTATTCCAGCAGGTAAAAGAAAAAGGACATCTTATCCGAAAATCCTTGCAGGATATTCCAGAAGTTGTTGGTATTACAGGAATGGGGTTGATGTTGGGTATTAGCCTGAAAAACAAAAAAGCTGGAGAAGTTGCAGTAGAATGTATGCAAAATGGATTGATGGTATTAACCGCAAAGGAAAAAATCCGTCTGCTTCCCCCATTGACTATAACTGAATCTGAGCTGGAACAAGGTCTAGAAATCTTAATAAAAGTATTAACTGTATCATAA
- a CDS encoding polysaccharide deacetylase family protein, with protein MKLLTNLQNKMKQGIHLKHTKISWYALTRLILFLILIILVVTLACTSCVSNLHSKSLSKQLAGLQVDLSDTQKELEKYSKANLSEGFPYQTKYPDLYVKDVQEKKDADQKVVYLTFDDGPSKYTTQTLDLLDRYNVKATFFVVNYDSDQSTQLYKDIVQRGHSLGIHTATHEYKTIYASVDDYLEDFNTIYQHLKTVTGQEPTLFRFPGGSINSYNTTIYRQLIAEMQRRGFTYHDWNVDSGDTKKNATPQSIHDNVVSAVMQNNKSVVLLHDSDTKGNTAQALESIIVDLQAAGYEFRALDDTVKPFHFTDPE; from the coding sequence ATGAAATTATTAACAAATCTGCAAAATAAAATGAAGCAGGGAATCCATTTAAAACATACAAAAATATCCTGGTACGCTTTGACAAGATTAATTTTATTTTTGATTTTAATTATACTTGTGGTTACACTGGCTTGTACTTCTTGTGTGTCAAATTTACATAGCAAGTCTTTATCAAAACAATTAGCTGGATTGCAGGTGGATTTATCGGATACTCAAAAGGAGTTGGAAAAGTATTCAAAAGCCAATTTGTCAGAAGGCTTCCCTTATCAAACAAAATATCCTGACCTTTATGTGAAGGATGTTCAAGAGAAGAAAGATGCGGATCAAAAAGTCGTATATCTGACTTTTGATGATGGGCCATCGAAATATACCACCCAAACGTTGGATTTGCTGGACCGTTACAATGTAAAAGCTACTTTTTTTGTCGTCAATTATGATTCGGATCAATCAACCCAACTTTACAAAGATATTGTGCAACGTGGTCATAGTTTGGGAATCCATACAGCAACCCATGAATATAAAACCATTTATGCGTCAGTCGATGATTATTTAGAGGATTTTAATACGATTTACCAACATTTAAAAACAGTTACTGGACAAGAACCTACATTATTCCGCTTTCCAGGCGGTAGTATTAACTCATATAATACGACGATTTATCGCCAGTTAATTGCCGAGATGCAGCGCCGTGGCTTTACCTATCACGATTGGAATGTGGACTCAGGGGATACTAAGAAAAATGCAACCCCTCAATCCATCCATGACAATGTAGTTTCCGCTGTAATGCAGAATAATAAATCTGTGGTACTGCTTCATGACAGTGATACAAAAGGAAACACAGCTCAGGCTTTGGAGAGTATTATTGTGGATTTACAAGCTGCTGGATATGAGTTCCGGGCACTTGATGATACCGTAAAACCATTCCATTTTACAGACCCAGAATAA
- a CDS encoding ACT domain-containing protein, whose translation MTAKQISVFLENKPGQLSEFTKLLNENNINMCALSLADAEDFGILRIIVDDMHKTACVLKESGYVFSITPVLAVEMSNKPGSLMKILEILGENQINLEYSYSFTIKKADKAYMIFRVNDTDGAAKILTQNGVKLICQHELAELV comes from the coding sequence ATGACAGCGAAACAAATCTCTGTATTTTTGGAAAATAAACCTGGACAGCTTTCCGAATTTACCAAGTTATTAAATGAAAATAATATTAATATGTGTGCCCTATCTCTGGCAGATGCAGAGGACTTTGGGATCTTGCGTATTATTGTTGATGATATGCACAAAACAGCCTGTGTTTTAAAAGAATCCGGCTATGTATTCTCCATCACTCCAGTATTGGCAGTTGAAATGTCCAACAAACCGGGAAGTCTGATGAAAATACTCGAAATTTTAGGAGAAAACCAAATTAATTTGGAATATTCCTATTCCTTTACTATCAAAAAAGCGGATAAAGCTTATATGATCTTCCGCGTTAACGATACCGACGGGGCCGCTAAAATTTTAACCCAAAATGGCGTCAAATTAATCTGCCAACATGAACTAGCTGAATTGGTATAA
- the yaaA gene encoding peroxide stress protein YaaA: MKIIISPAKKMKRDLDFLPPNRLPKYLEKTERLKEYLQSLSYQDLKQLLSCNDQIAQQNFQRYQNMDLFHQLTPAILAYEGIQYQYMAPQVFETDYFQYIQEHLRILSGFYGILKPFDGVVPYRLEMQAKLKIDGYHNLYEYWGDSLYQTLAHKDDTILNLASKEYSKIVKKYLSPRIRWIDCTFGEWVDGKIKEKGVYVKMARGQMVRFMAEHNLEDVEGIQKFDRLGYQYQPDLSQKDHFIFLK; encoded by the coding sequence ATGAAGATTATAATTTCTCCAGCCAAAAAAATGAAGCGGGATTTGGATTTTTTACCTCCTAACAGATTGCCAAAATATTTGGAAAAAACAGAACGGTTAAAGGAATATTTACAATCCCTATCCTACCAAGATTTAAAACAGCTTTTAAGTTGTAATGATCAAATAGCGCAGCAGAATTTTCAGCGTTATCAAAATATGGATTTGTTTCATCAATTGACGCCGGCAATCCTGGCCTATGAGGGGATTCAATATCAATATATGGCGCCTCAAGTGTTTGAAACGGATTATTTTCAGTATATCCAGGAGCACCTACGTATTTTATCTGGATTTTATGGGATTCTAAAACCGTTTGATGGGGTAGTACCTTATCGGTTGGAGATGCAGGCTAAGCTAAAAATAGATGGCTATCATAACTTATATGAATATTGGGGAGATTCTTTGTATCAAACTTTAGCCCACAAAGATGATACCATATTAAACTTGGCATCGAAAGAATACAGTAAAATTGTTAAAAAATACCTTTCCCCTAGAATAAGATGGATTGACTGCACGTTTGGAGAGTGGGTTGATGGAAAAATTAAGGAGAAGGGTGTTTATGTAAAGATGGCAAGAGGGCAGATGGTGCGTTTTATGGCGGAACACAATCTGGAAGATGTAGAAGGTATCCAGAAATTTGACCGCTTAGGGTACCAATATCAGCCTGATTTATCTCAAAAAGACCATTTTATATTTTTGAAATAG
- the araB gene encoding ribulokinase codes for MAKYAIGLDYGSLSVRTLLIDIHTGEELATSIYDYDHQVMETELPCGVKLGESWALQHPQDYLNGLYATIREVITISQVNPKDIVGIGVDFTSCTILPTTADGTPLCFLPEFAQNPHAYVKLWKHHAAQPYADQLNQTAEKMEEPWLPLYGGKISSEWMIPKIMQIVKEAPEVYDTCDRILEAGDWIVWQLTGVEARSACNAGYKGLYHHTNGYPSHDFFKSLDPKMEFVVEEKLSTDIHPLGGCAGTITSEVAEKTGLSPDTAVAIGIIDAHASVPACKIDGPGTMLMIMGTSTCHMLLSEKEMGVPGTCGIVKNGILPGYFGYEAGQSCVGDHFSWFVKNCLPASYYEQANKQGINIHQFLRSKAEKLRVGESGLIALDWWNGVRSVLMDFDLSGLIVGMTLLTKPEEIYRALIEATAYGTRQIIEAFESAGVPVNHLIAAGGIAEKDPMTMQIYADVCKRPIHISGSPQSGALGSAIFGIAAADPKRTGYDNVHQIAHKLGKLKDVVYQPILKNSTIYDSLFAEYQQLHDYFGKDGNQVMKRLKKIKMQYK; via the coding sequence ATGGCAAAATATGCAATTGGTTTAGACTATGGTTCCCTATCTGTACGCACCTTATTGATTGATATCCACACAGGCGAAGAGCTGGCAACCAGTATTTATGATTATGACCATCAAGTAATGGAAACAGAACTTCCATGTGGGGTAAAATTAGGGGAAAGTTGGGCATTACAACATCCCCAGGACTATTTAAACGGTTTGTATGCTACGATTCGGGAAGTAATCACGATTTCCCAGGTCAATCCAAAAGATATTGTAGGGATTGGTGTCGATTTTACTTCTTGTACCATTCTTCCTACTACAGCAGATGGAACCCCTCTATGTTTCCTTCCAGAATTTGCACAAAATCCTCACGCATATGTAAAGTTATGGAAACACCATGCAGCGCAACCCTATGCTGACCAATTAAATCAAACTGCAGAGAAAATGGAAGAACCATGGCTTCCCCTTTATGGTGGAAAAATTTCCAGTGAATGGATGATTCCAAAAATTATGCAAATTGTCAAAGAGGCGCCAGAAGTGTATGATACCTGTGACCGTATCTTAGAAGCTGGAGACTGGATTGTATGGCAGTTAACTGGCGTAGAAGCCAGAAGTGCTTGCAACGCAGGATACAAAGGGTTATATCATCATACAAATGGATACCCTTCCCATGACTTTTTCAAATCCCTTGACCCTAAAATGGAATTTGTGGTAGAGGAAAAGCTGAGTACCGATATTCATCCTTTAGGAGGCTGCGCGGGAACAATTACATCAGAAGTTGCTGAAAAGACTGGACTTTCCCCAGATACAGCAGTAGCAATTGGCATTATTGATGCCCACGCATCCGTCCCAGCGTGTAAAATTGATGGACCTGGAACAATGTTAATGATTATGGGCACTTCCACCTGTCATATGTTGCTATCTGAGAAAGAAATGGGGGTACCGGGTACTTGTGGTATTGTAAAAAATGGAATTCTTCCTGGATATTTCGGATATGAAGCTGGCCAAAGCTGTGTAGGTGACCATTTTTCTTGGTTTGTTAAGAATTGCTTGCCTGCTTCTTACTATGAACAGGCAAATAAGCAAGGAATAAATATCCATCAATTTCTGCGTTCTAAGGCAGAAAAATTACGGGTTGGAGAAAGCGGATTAATTGCTCTTGACTGGTGGAACGGCGTCCGTTCTGTATTGATGGACTTTGATTTAAGTGGCCTTATTGTAGGAATGACACTGCTCACCAAACCGGAAGAAATCTATCGCGCCTTAATTGAGGCAACCGCTTATGGAACACGGCAAATTATAGAAGCATTTGAATCCGCTGGCGTTCCAGTGAATCATCTGATTGCAGCTGGTGGTATTGCGGAAAAAGACCCTATGACTATGCAAATATATGCGGATGTCTGTAAGCGTCCTATCCATATTTCTGGCAGCCCACAATCTGGTGCATTGGGTAGTGCTATTTTTGGAATTGCAGCTGCTGATCCAAAACGAACTGGATATGATAATGTTCACCAAATTGCCCATAAACTGGGGAAACTAAAAGATGTTGTTTACCAGCCAATCCTCAAAAATTCTACTATATATGATTCCCTTTTTGCTGAATATCAACAACTTCATGATTATTTCGGCAAAGATGGAAACCAAGTAATGAAACGGCTTAAAAAAATAAAAATGCAATACAAATAA
- the argJ gene encoding bifunctional ornithine acetyltransferase/N-acetylglutamate synthase, with the protein MDIKFSNYQVIEGGICAVKGFQAAGVHCGIRKNKSKLDLGAVLSDVPCHAAGCYTQNKVKGAPIIIDQKNLENGIAQAIIVNSGNANTCNVDGEEKAWKMCELAAEAMKVKPEDVIVSSTGVIGEILPIEPIQEHIPELVDQLEESGHLNAAKAIMTTDTIPKEFAIEFMVHGVPCHIGGMAKGSGMIHPNMATLLCFLSSDVNISVPMLQKALKYVVDRTYNMISVDGDTSTNDTLTIMTNCKAGNPEITEENEDYEAFLNGLYVVLQHFSKVLAADGEGATKLIECVVTHAPTESLAQAVAKSVITSSLFKAAVFGEDANWGRILCAIGYTEGDFDINKISVKLANHTKDILVCKNGRGVEFIEEQANFILSGDEVRIIVNMHDGDQQATAWGCDLTYEYVKINGEYRS; encoded by the coding sequence ATGGATATTAAATTTAGCAACTATCAAGTAATAGAAGGCGGCATTTGTGCTGTAAAAGGATTTCAAGCTGCAGGTGTCCACTGTGGAATCCGGAAAAACAAATCAAAATTAGACCTTGGTGCTGTATTGTCCGATGTCCCATGTCACGCTGCTGGATGTTATACCCAAAATAAAGTAAAAGGCGCCCCAATTATCATTGACCAAAAAAACTTGGAAAACGGGATTGCACAAGCAATTATTGTGAATAGCGGCAATGCCAACACCTGTAATGTAGATGGGGAAGAAAAAGCATGGAAAATGTGTGAACTAGCAGCAGAAGCTATGAAAGTAAAACCAGAAGATGTGATTGTTTCCTCCACTGGTGTCATTGGGGAGATCCTTCCGATCGAACCAATCCAAGAGCATATTCCTGAACTAGTCGATCAATTAGAGGAATCAGGCCATTTAAATGCAGCTAAAGCGATTATGACAACCGATACCATCCCAAAAGAATTTGCTATCGAATTTATGGTTCACGGCGTACCATGCCATATTGGTGGTATGGCAAAAGGAAGCGGTATGATCCATCCTAACATGGCGACCCTTTTATGTTTTCTCTCATCTGATGTCAACATCAGTGTGCCCATGTTGCAAAAAGCACTAAAATATGTAGTAGACCGTACCTATAATATGATTAGTGTTGATGGTGATACTTCCACCAATGATACTTTGACCATTATGACCAACTGCAAAGCTGGTAATCCAGAAATTACAGAGGAAAATGAGGACTACGAAGCGTTTTTAAACGGTTTATACGTTGTATTGCAGCATTTTTCCAAAGTGTTGGCAGCGGATGGAGAAGGCGCTACCAAATTAATAGAATGTGTTGTTACCCATGCCCCTACCGAATCTTTGGCACAAGCAGTAGCAAAATCTGTGATTACATCTAGCCTGTTTAAAGCAGCTGTGTTTGGAGAAGATGCCAACTGGGGACGTATCCTCTGTGCGATCGGCTATACGGAAGGCGATTTTGACATCAATAAAATCAGTGTAAAACTCGCCAACCATACCAAAGATATCCTGGTCTGTAAAAATGGACGTGGGGTAGAATTTATAGAAGAACAAGCAAACTTTATCCTGTCTGGGGATGAAGTGCGGATTATTGTCAACATGCACGATGGCGATCAACAGGCTACTGCTTGGGGATGCGACTTAACCTATGAATATGTAAAAATCAATGGAGAATACAGGAGCTAA
- the bcp gene encoding thioredoxin-dependent thiol peroxidase, whose amino-acid sequence MLNTGVKAPEIVLPDQNGIEVKLSDFLGKKVVVYFYPKDNTPGCSKQAVAFAEQFEEYRKRDIVLIGISKDSQKSHVRFIEKYQLPFILLSDPDLKAIQDYDVWQEKKLYGKVSMGVVRTTYLIDEQGMIQQVWNKVKPDQNATEILSYLDAEK is encoded by the coding sequence ATGTTAAATACAGGTGTGAAAGCCCCAGAAATTGTTTTACCAGATCAAAATGGGATAGAAGTAAAGTTATCTGATTTTTTAGGGAAAAAAGTAGTGGTATATTTTTATCCAAAAGACAATACCCCTGGATGTTCCAAACAGGCGGTAGCTTTTGCGGAACAATTTGAGGAATACCGAAAACGTGATATTGTCCTGATTGGAATCAGTAAGGATAGCCAAAAGTCCCATGTCCGTTTTATAGAAAAATACCAGCTTCCATTTATTTTGTTGTCCGACCCAGATTTAAAGGCGATTCAAGATTATGATGTGTGGCAGGAAAAGAAATTGTATGGTAAAGTAAGTATGGGGGTTGTCCGTACTACCTATTTGATTGATGAGCAGGGAATGATTCAACAGGTATGGAATAAGGTAAAACCTGACCAAAATGCCACTGAGATTTTATCCTATCTGGATGCTGAAAAATAA